Proteins encoded by one window of Cloeon dipterum chromosome 2, ieCloDipt1.1, whole genome shotgun sequence:
- the LOC135936447 gene encoding protein yellow-like: MTPFFVAIFLLGVSSLATGVNFTQVFEWPEAWDYEWPSEESRAQALRDGTFKPEEFNPRHMAVYGTRIFISLSKEFGDVPVTLVTLPTSSASSAPPKLTPFPSWDMHLNGSENCDKIQTAVGLQVDSVGRLWLLDEGNETCNCSAKLWIFDLNNNTTELIHRFPFHFYIHDLVIDETANGTFAYIARWMVSHFVVFSLERKQSWFVDTSGIDVSSIALSPKDQEPRQLYIGELHSNQLHSISVTVLRNGTRTAKPKLIGNWSGQSAYRMVMDNHGTLHAAFMFENFMSAWNTSHSFQEQRFYQLAALKSAWPFIFSLDQNGTFWMTVFDDSRIPRSWKYNAAVDAKSYIFPRLLRYVSQG; the protein is encoded by the exons ATGACGCCATTCTTCGTCGCCATTTTCTTGCTCGGCGTTTCATCCCTGGCCACTGGCGTAAACTTCACTCAGGTCTTCGAGTGGCCCGAAGCATGggactacgagtggccgtcGGAGGAAAGCAGGGCACAGGCCTTGAGAGACGGAACTTTCAAACCAGAGGAATTTAATCCTCGTCACATGGCTGTCTACGGAACAAGGATCTTCATCAGCCTGTCTAAAGAATTTGGTGACGTTCCGGTGACTCTGGTGACCTTGCCGACGAGCAGTGCGTCCTCCGCACCCCCGAAGCTCACTCCATTTCCTTCGTGGGACATGCATCTTAAT GGATCGGAAAACTGCGACAAGATCCAAACGGCAGTAGGGCTGCAAGTGGACTCGGTTGGCAGGCTGTGGCTGCTCGATGAGGGGAACGAGACTTGCAATTGCAGTGCCAAACTATGGATTTTTGACTTAAACAACAATACAACAGAACTCATTCATCGATTTCCTTTTCACTTCTATATTCACGACTTGGTGATCGACGAAACGGCCAACGGAACCTTCGCATACATCGCGCGCTGGATGGTTAGCCACTTTGTTGTctttagtttggaaagaaagCAGTCTTGGTTTGTGGACACGTCAGGAATCGATGTTTCGTCCATCGCCCTTTCCCCTAAGGACCAGGAACCGAGGCAGCTCTACATTGGCGAATTGCACTCCAATCAACTGCATTCAATTTCCGTCACCGTTCTCCGCAACGGGACTCGAACTGCCAAACCAAAGCTCATCGGAAACTGGAGTGGACAAAGTGCGTATAGAATGGTGATGGACAACCACGGAACCTTGCACGCCGCCTTCATGTTTGAGAATTTCATGTCCGCTTGGAACACTTCCCATTCTTTTCAAGAGCAACGTTTTTATCAG TTGGCTGCACTGAAATCAGCTTGgccgtttattttttccttggaCCAAAATGGAACTTTTTGGATGACAGTGTTTGATGACTCAAGAATTCCAAGATCCTGGAAATATAACGCTGCAGTCGATGCAAAATCTTATATCTTCCCCAG ATTGCTCCGGTACGTGTCACAAGGGTGA